The DNA region TCTAGAGCTACAACTCCACACATCGTATAACTTTGTCTCATCATAAGGAAAATTACTAAATTCGACAATCACATTTTAAATCaactattaaaattaaaacgtGAGAATGATGAACTGTGTAAAATCATCTAATTCAAAAGATAGTAAACACCCAATACCATTTAATCTAGCGGTATAGTCTCTCCTTAGTAAGTGAGAGACtgagaggttgtgagtttAACTCACGtaattgtaatatttaagctgtttacctgataaaataaaaaaattatctctcgtaatagtaaaaaaaaatatttattaacacatccctaaatgctagatacacatattttttttatacaaattatataagactttgtGGGTACGTAAAATCACCAAAAGagacattcatatcaaaagtacAGAAAACttagttgaaataaaatatctcgcttaagagttttcttcttctatacgAGAACaacgtatgtgaagataccaAACCCTATAATTTAAAcctctataaattaataacgttgggacttgaaaaaaatattatttaatcggGATTGTTAATTTATTGACGACAATTTTACTAATTCTTTATTTCAGGACtgacaaaaaatattatataatcaaggttattaatttatcaagGTTTTACTATCGatagtacaaattgaagtttgaaatttagatTCTACTATTCATGCATGCTAGGTCGTTCAAACTGACACCAAACTAAAACTTGGGatgatgctatatatataattctctcttttttctttttctttttttgaataaattgagtaaCAGATCTAAAAAAGTATGTGTATTTAATAAATGgattgtgtatttagtgaggGTATTGTAGAAAGGttgggtatgtgtatctaatagaatgttaaaataataaagtcaATAGGTGATGTATTAAAAATAAGACGTGTATCTAATAATTagagatgtgttaataaaatttatctaataaaaaataaaaaaaataaaaaatcgcTCGTCGGCACGAATTATGCGCCACGCACCTGACTGAGTGGACTCTGATTAGTGGTGGGTCGATACCGCGTTTGTCCAAAACGATGTCGTTTGTACCGTACGGTAAAGATCCTCAATCCTCAAACGACGACGTTTGTGGGTTTAACACCCTCTTTGAAACCCTACAACACAAGTCATTCTCGCTATCCTCCACTCTTCGCATGCGCATCCTCAATTTCCTAACCTCATCGATTCCACTTGGCCACGCTCTCTTCACTCGCCTCACTCCTTCCTCGCcgtccctctctctcctccgccgCTTCACATCAACCATGGCCGCCGAGGATAATCTCCGCCAAGCCCTCTCCGCTAAGCTCTCGGAGGTCGAGAGCCAGGGCAACCAGGTCCGCGCTCTCAAGCAATCCGGCGCCGCCAAGCCCGAGCTCGACGCCGCCATTGAGGCCTTGAACGCGCTCAAGCTCGAGAAGGCGACGATCGAGAAGGACCTCCAGGCAACCATCAGCGGCGGCGACGGCGGTGGCTCCTTGAACAAGGAGGCGTTACGTCAGGCTGTGGTGAACACTCTGGAGCGCCGTTTGTTTTATATTCCGTCTTTTAAGATCTACGGCGGCGTTGCGGGTCTGTATGACTACGGTCCTCCTGGCTGCGCCGTCAAGTCCAATGTCCTAGGGTTTTGGCGTCAGGTACTGTTCTTCTCTGAAATCCTGCTTGCAAATTTGTGATTAGTAGCTGTCACTTGAATTGTTGTGAACTGAATTGGCTTTTGATGGAGCTCTACCCTTGCAATTCAAGCTCTTCATCGAAGTCATTATATTGCTAATACTTGATTTGAGCATTCGAATGAAGAATGAGTTCATGTTTTACAATGGATTGAGGAAAAGCAAATTTTTATTACTTTGATAAGAGTCTTTCATTACTAAATGCTAGTCTTTCGTTACTAGATGCTAGTGGTTACTTGTTTGGTGAATTCTAATCATGTTGCCTTTTGTGATGATTCTGTCGTGCTACTTTGATATGGATTCCTGTATTTGGTTCTGGTCATGCTTTTGAGAAGATATTTGTTGCTTTGtgtgatgaaattgaaacaatTAAACTACAAAGAGAACTAGATAGAGATCAGATGCATTTTCTTTCCTCCAAATCTCATGTCTTAGTTTGCTCGTAACTTGGTTTTTGCTCCTACCTGTATTTGTTATCTTGATGTCATTGTGAAATTTACCCTCACTGGCAATTGAAACTTATGAATAGCATGTTGATTCATTTTGCAGCATTTTGTACTTGAAGAGAACATGCTGGAAGTTGACTGCCCGTGTGTCACACCTGAGGTCGTGTTGAAAGCATCTGGTCACGTAGACAAATTCACCGATCTTATGGTCAAGGATGAGGAATCTGGGACTTGCTACAGAGCTGATCACCTTCTCAAGGATTACTGTAAAGATAAGCTTGAAAAGGACCTCAGAATTACCTCAGAGATGGCAATGGAGTTGAAGGAAGTACTTTCAAAATTAGATGTCCTCTCTGCTGAAGAGCTGGGTCAATGTATTAAGAAATATGGTATTACAGCCCCTGACACAAAGAATCCTCTCTCGGATCCTTATCCGTTCAACCTGATGTTTCAAACATCAATTGGTCCTTCTGGTGTGAGCACTGGGTGAGTATTTAATAACTCATGAATTATATTATTCTTCCTCTATTTATGTAATTAGTTCCCTACATGATGTATGAAAGCTTCCCTTTTCCATTAATTATAGTTTCTTATAATGTATATGATGTTGCAGGTATATGCGTCCGGAAACTGCTCAAGGGATTTTTGTGAATTTCAGGGACTTGTACTATTACAATGGGAACAAGCTCCCTTTTGCTGCAGCCCAAATTGGGCAGGCTTTCAGAAATGAGGTcatactttttttcttttgattttgtgatacTGCTTTCCTTGTGGGCagatatttgtttatatataaaaatggtTTGTAATTTGCGGATTCTCCTACTAGCCAGTAGTTctatgtttgttcttgttgctCAGATTCTGCTTTTTGTGGACTCATATTTTATTCCTGATGCAGATATCACCTCGCCAAGGTCTTTTGAGAGTCCGTGAGTTTACTCTGGCAGAGATTGAGCACTTCGTTGACCCCGAAGACAAGTCTCACCCAAAATTCTCTGATGTTGCACATTTGGAGTTTCTGATGTTCCCAAGGGACGAACAGAAGCCTGGCCAGTCTGCAAGGGTAATATCCCTACGTGAAGCCGTTTCTTCTAAGGTTGGTTTTTCTCTCATTTTACCTTACCTTGGTTTTGGTCTTCTCGCTGTTTTATTgacattgttgtttttttaatgtctTGTAGGATTCAAAAGTTGTCGACAACGAAACCCTTGGCTACTTTATTGGGAGAGTATACCTCTTCCTCACTAGTCTGGGTATTGACAAGAACCGGTTAAGGTTCCGGCAGCACCTGGCAAATGAAATGGCTCATTATGCCCAGGACTGTTGGGATGCTGAGATTGAGACGTCATACGGCTGGATTGAGTGCGTTGGCATTGCAGATAGATCTGCATACGACTTGAAGGCTCATTCGGTAAGGACGTGTTAACTATTGTTAATGGATTTTAACAACTAAAGTATATGTTTGcaataaaaaagttaaacatGCAGTGCTCTTAGGATTGAAAATCATGAAAGcaattgttattgtttttgtttatttaatacTTGTCTGGTTCAGTGGTTTTTTGAATTTGTAACTCTAATTTCactttttagaataaattcaTATACCCTCAAAATAGAAGATTACATTTACAGCATAAACTGTTCCTTTGAGGGTTGATGTGATATGTATATgcttattgttttttgttctttgtttcatGGCAGGAGAAAAGTAGAGTTGATCTTGAGGCACAGGAAAAGTATTCTGAACCAAGAGAAGTTGAGGTAACTGCTATTTCATCATGTGAACCGCACTGTGTTTAGTAAACAAACTTTTTCATtaatgatttgtttttataaTTTCAGAAATTGGTTATTTCTCCTGTGAAGAAAGCGATCGGTCTTGCTTTCAAGGGGGACCAAAAGAAAGTACTTGAAGCTTTGGAGGTGAATTCACACTACTGATTTGTCATTTCATGACTTGATTGAATGTGAGGTTTTGTGTTTATGCAATTATTGCCTCGTGCATTTCAGGccatgaaagaagaagaagctttgaaaatgaaaacagattTAGCATCAAAAGGGGAGGTGGAGTTTTATGTATGCACTCTGGGGAAAACCGTTACTGTTAATTCAAGTATGGTAACAatctcaaaagagaaaaagaaagaacaccAGAGAGTTTTCACGCCCTCGGTAATTGAACCATCTTTTGGTATTGGTCGGATAATCTACTGCCTCTATGAGCACTCATACTACATGAGGCCAAGTAAAGATGGGAATGAACAGTTTAACGTGTTCCGGTTCCCCCCTCTTGTGGCACCCATCAAGTGTACAGTTTTCCCGTTGGTTCAGAAGCAAGAGTACGAGGAAGTTTCGAAAGTCATTTCAAAGTCATTGACCGCATCTGGGATATCACATAAAATTGATATTACAGGTATGTGAAATTAAGCCATCTTATGCTCGTAGTAGGAGTTAATGGGATACTGACCTTAATTGGTTATGAGTTTGtcaattgtttgattttggattttcctCAGGTACCTCCATTGGGAAGCGATACGCCCGAACTGATGAACTTGGTGTACCATTTGCTATTACCGTTG from Fragaria vesca subsp. vesca unplaced genomic scaffold, FraVesHawaii_1.0 scf0513160_u, whole genome shotgun sequence includes:
- the LOC101291789 gene encoding glycine--tRNA ligase 1, mitochondrial-like, giving the protein MSFVPYGKDPQSSNDDVCGFNTLFETLQHKSFSLSSTLRMRILNFLTSSIPLGHALFTRLTPSSPSLSLLRRFTSTMAAEDNLRQALSAKLSEVESQGNQVRALKQSGAAKPELDAAIEALNALKLEKATIEKDLQATISGGDGGGSLNKEALRQAVVNTLERRLFYIPSFKIYGGVAGLYDYGPPGCAVKSNVLGFWRQHFVLEENMLEVDCPCVTPEVVLKASGHVDKFTDLMVKDEESGTCYRADHLLKDYCKDKLEKDLRITSEMAMELKEVLSKLDVLSAEELGQCIKKYGITAPDTKNPLSDPYPFNLMFQTSIGPSGVSTGYMRPETAQGIFVNFRDLYYYNGNKLPFAAAQIGQAFRNEISPRQGLLRVREFTLAEIEHFVDPEDKSHPKFSDVAHLEFLMFPRDEQKPGQSARVISLREAVSSKDSKVVDNETLGYFIGRVYLFLTSLGIDKNRLRFRQHLANEMAHYAQDCWDAEIETSYGWIECVGIADRSAYDLKAHSEKSRVDLEAQEKYSEPREVEKLVISPVKKAIGLAFKGDQKKVLEALEAMKEEEALKMKTDLASKGEVEFYVCTLGKTVTVNSSMVTISKEKKKEHQRVFTPSVIEPSFGIGRIIYCLYEHSYYMRPSKDGNEQFNVFRFPPLVAPIKCTVFPLVQKQEYEEVSKVISKSLTASGISHKIDITGTSIGKRYARTDELGVPFAITVDSTSSVTIRERDSKDQIRVDVSEAASVVKDIAEGVRTWADVWSTFPHHSSGSADE